One genomic window of Ornithorhynchus anatinus isolate Pmale09 chromosome 12, mOrnAna1.pri.v4, whole genome shotgun sequence includes the following:
- the CCDC110 gene encoding coiled-coil domain-containing protein 110 isoform X2, which translates to MKTLQNVNMVQSEISEILSKNIIEMEHPQICSEKILPSSPPAKKILPTENPEGGLSKEKTYFEKLDLAPSEGKNSNSVAGNFIQGINNPSYIPLKDISIRKTETLVKIGSPSEQCSGLKDCDNLDSFQPFPNQSLVSSTAKIILDESKKIQPFPKPELWEELEGMCRSAKLAKEGSQKSQAKDIILGSDLPTLKNVTGARGESSEGPLKNHPEKAENHPEKAVRESSRTMRDTPSDTKSGRVSELEASIKKLNSVIGALKGSSMHLCPECGRIADRNGLSNPGHVIIPAEDHLGGFPLSCQGPKDPSPLVDSSKHAVDREKQNPSSAEPENEGSHPVKTRTDQYIAKIQQLQNYLKDATQAQKKLSELEGENLTLKMNIKPLVDMMKSVREKNADYEKTIGQLVESKKALQVRLAKAEEGSKGCAQELAKLIKSYKELQWQNKTLEAESHQRCIEKQHLMQAIEDLKSKKERVQNEKAGALEENERLNEAVAAAKKNASLLREENQKLERRVEQLVMEKTALEKELEKNQTALRQLKEEESATRSEQEALLLKIQEIREEKQNLEATLRQPGSARQKPERESGDAWLPQASTAEKLRAELQNAKAETSIFKNGLSDVGRECEVLSEMVMELQANNQILNAELKKRVQENLECESSIRRLTEDKLLLENCLRTVENEKDALQFQMRHFSRDSRLLSDDISLQYGDSVKLGYISRKKKYWFEKSIGICEEKPASRPKTSEGIPVKLQSDLSSKKC; encoded by the exons GTACAGTCTGAAATCAGTGAAATACTCAGTAAAAATATTATTGAGATGGAGCATCCTCAGATCTGTTCCGAAAAGATTTTGCCCTCCAGCCCGCCGGCTAAAAAGATCTTG CCTACGGAGAATCCAGAAGGTGGTCTTTCCAAGGAGAAAACTTATTTTGAAAAACTCGACCTGGCTCCCTCTGAGGGAAAAAACTCTAATTCTGTTGCGGGTAACTTCATCCAAGGCATAAATAATCCATCCTACATCCCACTAAAAGATATCTCAATTAGGAAGACAGAGACTTTAGTAAAAATTGGGAGCCCTTCAGAACAATGCAGTGGATTGAAAGACTGTGATAATCTCGATAGTTTTCAGCCTTTCCCGAATCAAAGTCTGGTATCTTCTACTGCGAAAATCATTTTGGATGAATCGAAGAAAATTCAGCCTtttcccaagcccgaactctgggaagagttggaaggcatgtgcAGATCTGCCAAACTAGCGAAAGAAGGGTCTCAAAAGTCACAGGCGAAGGATATTATACTTGGATCGGACCTTCCGACCTTAAAAAATGTTACAGGAGCTCGGGGTGAGAGTTCAGAAGGTCCGCTCAAAAATCATCCAGAAAAGGCTGAAAATCATCCAGAAAAGGCTGTGAGAGAAAGTTCTAGAACTATGAGAGACACACCAAGTGACACAAAATCAGGGAGAGTTTCAGAATTAGAGGCTTCGATAAAGAAATTAAATTCTGTTATTGGTGCCCTTAAAGGAAGCAGCATGCACCTTTGCCCTGAATGCGGGCGGATAGCCGACAGAAACGGTTTGTCAAATCCTGGCCACGTGATTATACCAGCAGAAGACCATTTGGGGGGTTTCCCTTTAAGCTGCCAGGGGCCAAAAGACCCTTCCCCCTTAGTTGACAGCTCAAAACATGCCGTAGATAGAGAGAAGCAGAACCCGAGTTCTGCAGAACCAGAAAACGAGGGATCTCACCCGGTCAAAACTAGGACCGATCAGTACATTGCCAAAATCCAGCAATTGCAGAATTACCTTAAAGATGCCACCCAAGCCCAGAAGAAGCTGTCGGAATTAGAGGGTGAAAATCTAACTCTAAAGATGAACATCAAGCCCCTGGTTGACATGATGAAATCTGTGAGAGAGAAAAATGCAGACTACGAGAAGACAATCGGGCAATTAGTAGAAAGTAAGAAAGCTCTTCAGGTCAGGTTGGCTAAAGCCGAAGAAGGCAGCAAAGGCTGTGCCCAAGAACTGGCCAAGTTAATAAAGAGCTACAAGGAACTTCAGTGGCAAAATAAAACTCTGGAAGCGGAAAGCCACCAGCGCTGTATTGAGAAACAACACCTGATGCAGGCAATAGAGGACCTAAAAAGTAAAAAGGAGAGAGTTCAAAATGAGAAGGCAGGAGCGCTTGAGGAAAACGAGAGGCTGAACGAAGCCGTAGCCGCCGCAAAGAAAAACGCTTCCTTGCTGCGTGAGGAAAATCAGAAACTAGAGAGGAGAGTGGAGCAACTTGTGATGGAAAAGACTGCCCTCGAAAAGGAACTGGAAAAAAATCAGACGGCTTTACGGCAACTGAAAGAAGAAGAGAGTGCCACACGATCGGAACAAGAGGCTCTCCTCCTGAAGATccaggagataagggaggagaaacagaactTGGAAGCCACGTTGCGGCAGCCGGGCTCGGCAAGGCAGAAACCGGAGAGAGAGTCTGGAGATGCCTGGTTGCCTCAGGCCAGCACGGCGGAGAAGCTTCGGGCAGAACTGCAAAACGCGAAAGCGGAAACCAGCATCTTCAAGAACGGCCtctctgatgtgggcagggaatgtgaggtACTTTCAGAGATGGTGATGGAGCTCCAAGCCAACAATCAGATTCTAAATGCAGAACTAAAGAAACGTGTCCAAGAAAACCTGGAGTGTGAAAGCAGCATCCGGAGGCTTACGGAAGACAAACTACTCCTGGAAAACTGCTTACGGACTGTGGAAAACGAGAAGGATGCGTTGCAGTTCCAGATGAGACATTTCAGCAGAGATTCCCGCCTCCTCAGTGATGACATTTCTCTCCAGTATGGTGATTCGGTCAAACTGGGTTACATTTCAAGAAAGAAGAAATATTGGTTTGAAAAGTCTATCGGTATCTGTGAAGAAAAGCCAGCGTCTAGGCCCAAAACTTCGGAAG gcATTCCAGTTAAACTGCAGTCAGATCTTTCTTCAAAGAAATGCTAA
- the CCDC110 gene encoding coiled-coil domain-containing protein 110 isoform X1 gives MTPETEEQAQSQTALKVLQHQLESFQALRMKTLQNVNMVQSEISEILSKNIIEMEHPQICSEKILPSSPPAKKILPTENPEGGLSKEKTYFEKLDLAPSEGKNSNSVAGNFIQGINNPSYIPLKDISIRKTETLVKIGSPSEQCSGLKDCDNLDSFQPFPNQSLVSSTAKIILDESKKIQPFPKPELWEELEGMCRSAKLAKEGSQKSQAKDIILGSDLPTLKNVTGARGESSEGPLKNHPEKAENHPEKAVRESSRTMRDTPSDTKSGRVSELEASIKKLNSVIGALKGSSMHLCPECGRIADRNGLSNPGHVIIPAEDHLGGFPLSCQGPKDPSPLVDSSKHAVDREKQNPSSAEPENEGSHPVKTRTDQYIAKIQQLQNYLKDATQAQKKLSELEGENLTLKMNIKPLVDMMKSVREKNADYEKTIGQLVESKKALQVRLAKAEEGSKGCAQELAKLIKSYKELQWQNKTLEAESHQRCIEKQHLMQAIEDLKSKKERVQNEKAGALEENERLNEAVAAAKKNASLLREENQKLERRVEQLVMEKTALEKELEKNQTALRQLKEEESATRSEQEALLLKIQEIREEKQNLEATLRQPGSARQKPERESGDAWLPQASTAEKLRAELQNAKAETSIFKNGLSDVGRECEVLSEMVMELQANNQILNAELKKRVQENLECESSIRRLTEDKLLLENCLRTVENEKDALQFQMRHFSRDSRLLSDDISLQYGDSVKLGYISRKKKYWFEKSIGICEEKPASRPKTSEGIPVKLQSDLSSKKC, from the exons GTACAGTCTGAAATCAGTGAAATACTCAGTAAAAATATTATTGAGATGGAGCATCCTCAGATCTGTTCCGAAAAGATTTTGCCCTCCAGCCCGCCGGCTAAAAAGATCTTG CCTACGGAGAATCCAGAAGGTGGTCTTTCCAAGGAGAAAACTTATTTTGAAAAACTCGACCTGGCTCCCTCTGAGGGAAAAAACTCTAATTCTGTTGCGGGTAACTTCATCCAAGGCATAAATAATCCATCCTACATCCCACTAAAAGATATCTCAATTAGGAAGACAGAGACTTTAGTAAAAATTGGGAGCCCTTCAGAACAATGCAGTGGATTGAAAGACTGTGATAATCTCGATAGTTTTCAGCCTTTCCCGAATCAAAGTCTGGTATCTTCTACTGCGAAAATCATTTTGGATGAATCGAAGAAAATTCAGCCTtttcccaagcccgaactctgggaagagttggaaggcatgtgcAGATCTGCCAAACTAGCGAAAGAAGGGTCTCAAAAGTCACAGGCGAAGGATATTATACTTGGATCGGACCTTCCGACCTTAAAAAATGTTACAGGAGCTCGGGGTGAGAGTTCAGAAGGTCCGCTCAAAAATCATCCAGAAAAGGCTGAAAATCATCCAGAAAAGGCTGTGAGAGAAAGTTCTAGAACTATGAGAGACACACCAAGTGACACAAAATCAGGGAGAGTTTCAGAATTAGAGGCTTCGATAAAGAAATTAAATTCTGTTATTGGTGCCCTTAAAGGAAGCAGCATGCACCTTTGCCCTGAATGCGGGCGGATAGCCGACAGAAACGGTTTGTCAAATCCTGGCCACGTGATTATACCAGCAGAAGACCATTTGGGGGGTTTCCCTTTAAGCTGCCAGGGGCCAAAAGACCCTTCCCCCTTAGTTGACAGCTCAAAACATGCCGTAGATAGAGAGAAGCAGAACCCGAGTTCTGCAGAACCAGAAAACGAGGGATCTCACCCGGTCAAAACTAGGACCGATCAGTACATTGCCAAAATCCAGCAATTGCAGAATTACCTTAAAGATGCCACCCAAGCCCAGAAGAAGCTGTCGGAATTAGAGGGTGAAAATCTAACTCTAAAGATGAACATCAAGCCCCTGGTTGACATGATGAAATCTGTGAGAGAGAAAAATGCAGACTACGAGAAGACAATCGGGCAATTAGTAGAAAGTAAGAAAGCTCTTCAGGTCAGGTTGGCTAAAGCCGAAGAAGGCAGCAAAGGCTGTGCCCAAGAACTGGCCAAGTTAATAAAGAGCTACAAGGAACTTCAGTGGCAAAATAAAACTCTGGAAGCGGAAAGCCACCAGCGCTGTATTGAGAAACAACACCTGATGCAGGCAATAGAGGACCTAAAAAGTAAAAAGGAGAGAGTTCAAAATGAGAAGGCAGGAGCGCTTGAGGAAAACGAGAGGCTGAACGAAGCCGTAGCCGCCGCAAAGAAAAACGCTTCCTTGCTGCGTGAGGAAAATCAGAAACTAGAGAGGAGAGTGGAGCAACTTGTGATGGAAAAGACTGCCCTCGAAAAGGAACTGGAAAAAAATCAGACGGCTTTACGGCAACTGAAAGAAGAAGAGAGTGCCACACGATCGGAACAAGAGGCTCTCCTCCTGAAGATccaggagataagggaggagaaacagaactTGGAAGCCACGTTGCGGCAGCCGGGCTCGGCAAGGCAGAAACCGGAGAGAGAGTCTGGAGATGCCTGGTTGCCTCAGGCCAGCACGGCGGAGAAGCTTCGGGCAGAACTGCAAAACGCGAAAGCGGAAACCAGCATCTTCAAGAACGGCCtctctgatgtgggcagggaatgtgaggtACTTTCAGAGATGGTGATGGAGCTCCAAGCCAACAATCAGATTCTAAATGCAGAACTAAAGAAACGTGTCCAAGAAAACCTGGAGTGTGAAAGCAGCATCCGGAGGCTTACGGAAGACAAACTACTCCTGGAAAACTGCTTACGGACTGTGGAAAACGAGAAGGATGCGTTGCAGTTCCAGATGAGACATTTCAGCAGAGATTCCCGCCTCCTCAGTGATGACATTTCTCTCCAGTATGGTGATTCGGTCAAACTGGGTTACATTTCAAGAAAGAAGAAATATTGGTTTGAAAAGTCTATCGGTATCTGTGAAGAAAAGCCAGCGTCTAGGCCCAAAACTTCGGAAG gcATTCCAGTTAAACTGCAGTCAGATCTTTCTTCAAAGAAATGCTAA